A region of Nitrospinota bacterium DNA encodes the following proteins:
- a CDS encoding chemotaxis protein CheX gives MITSQASPSHENGNLQRSEVAKIVKNFIEAVEQVVATTAQTRVTARTKAATLAEYSSIEGDAAGALAFIGDFGGQFIIVFTKEAICEITTNMLYASTPYKNHRDPDVEGAIGELTNQIGGQARKGINERTGWKATNGIPSVIVGESIRWTIYGSGAIIVRVPFTTPELHEFYLEVAVSHHPAAGGMVI, from the coding sequence ATGATCACCTCACAGGCCAGCCCAAGCCATGAAAATGGCAACCTGCAACGGTCCGAGGTGGCCAAAATAGTGAAAAATTTCATCGAGGCCGTGGAACAGGTGGTGGCCACCACCGCCCAGACCCGGGTAACCGCCCGCACAAAGGCGGCCACCCTTGCGGAGTACTCCTCCATCGAGGGGGACGCCGCTGGCGCCCTGGCGTTCATAGGGGATTTTGGCGGCCAGTTCATCATTGTGTTCACCAAAGAGGCGATCTGCGAAATAACAACTAATATGCTTTACGCCTCCACCCCTTATAAAAACCACCGGGATCCGGATGTGGAGGGGGCCATAGGGGAGCTTACGAACCAGATCGGCGGCCAGGCCCGGAAAGGCATAAACGAGCGCACGGGATGGAAAGCCACCAACGGCATACCCAGCGTTATAGTAGGGGAGAGCATCCGGTGGACCATATATGGCTCCGGCGCCATCATTGTCCGCGTGCCGTTCACCACCCCGGAACTCCACGAGTTTTACCTGGAAGTGGCCGTGTCCCACCACCCGGCCGCGGGCGGAATGGTGATCTAG